In Sphingobium sp. Z007, one DNA window encodes the following:
- a CDS encoding transglutaminase family protein, with amino-acid sequence MLIRAGYDIALEAYAPTPLVTMLHVRPSRLADLRTPHLVTNDKSLAITDYRDAFGNICSRMVLPGGVTTISCDFTIEDTGDIDRQNPAAVQHDVADLPADILTYLFASRYCDTDLLSNEAWWLFGHVPPGWQRVQAIVDFVHGHLTYGYQYARATRTASEAYYERVGVCRDFAHLAVALCRCLNIPARYCSGYLGDIGIDPVDTAMDFHAWFEVYLGGEWYSFDARHRVPRIGRILMACGRDAADTALTTAFGSVRLVRFNVHTDEVSDVGGIGAQPMRWAA; translated from the coding sequence ATGCTTATTCGCGCCGGTTATGACATTGCGCTTGAGGCGTATGCGCCAACGCCATTGGTCACGATGCTGCATGTCCGGCCTTCTAGACTGGCTGATTTGCGAACGCCGCACTTGGTTACCAATGATAAATCCCTTGCGATCACCGATTATCGCGATGCCTTTGGCAATATCTGTTCACGGATGGTTCTGCCCGGTGGCGTCACGACCATCTCCTGCGACTTCACGATCGAAGACACCGGCGATATCGACCGTCAAAATCCCGCGGCGGTGCAGCATGACGTTGCCGATCTGCCCGCCGACATTCTCACTTACCTCTTCGCTAGCCGCTATTGCGATACCGATCTTCTGTCCAACGAAGCATGGTGGCTGTTTGGACATGTCCCGCCCGGCTGGCAGCGGGTCCAGGCGATCGTCGATTTCGTGCATGGCCACCTGACCTATGGCTATCAATATGCGCGGGCCACCCGAACGGCGTCGGAAGCCTATTATGAGCGGGTCGGCGTGTGCCGCGATTTCGCGCATCTCGCGGTGGCGCTTTGCCGGTGCCTGAACATTCCGGCGCGCTATTGCAGTGGCTATCTGGGCGACATCGGGATCGATCCGGTCGATACCGCGATGGATTTTCATGCCTGGTTCGAGGTGTATCTGGGTGGCGAATGGTATAGTTTCGACGCCCGTCATCGGGTGCCCCGGATCGGGCGCATACTGATGGCCTGCGGCAGGGATGCCGCCGATACGGCGCTGACGACGGCCTTTGGATCGGTGCGCCTCGTCCGCTTCAACGTCCATACCGACGAAGTGTCGGATGTCGGAGGCATTGGCGCGCAACCGATGCGGTGGGCGGCATGA